From the genome of Melitaea cinxia chromosome 12, ilMelCinx1.1, whole genome shotgun sequence, one region includes:
- the LOC123658297 gene encoding uncharacterized protein K02A2.6-like — MAVGKIGAFDVAKDNWDTYVDRVDQYFIANNVKSELKVATLITVIGNSAYELMVNLCTPDKPSSKTYTELVAVMKGHLNPKPSMLAERFKFRQRIQKPGENIATYFSELKRLSKDCSFTADSLKENMRDQFVCGLVNDDIRQKLFTEDDSITIDKAYKLALSMEAAETNAALVEDGTRGRNGSSTQETATVPVHKFQQSGGGDGWRGVTGGGNERRGATGGGSERRGAIGGGNRPARRNTRVARESVQASGGGSSTTSGAGHDECRVCGGKHNSNTCKFKLYVCRICTQEGHLKRMCPKLIKNNSLHNMQENRQRSDGDGISGAYSADSDSDEVIVPINRLSIGQCKPIMISLCVQGYDLKMECDTGSAISCINYQLYQKMFSNLQIKPTKLVLRYYTGELVCPVGVIRPVVKYNNTKKILDLYIIENGNTVLLGRQWMAELNILVSNLQYNTVNNNNCETGFNFSEFSSRYCEVFADGLGRFTGGQVSIRVREGARPVFMRARPLAYALREPVERALEQLVRDDILTPVDHSDWATPIVPVVKKDGTIRICADFKLTLNKVLEVDRYPLPKVEDLLARLHGGERFSKIDLSQAYAQLELDHTRKYAVINTHKGLFMYKRLVYGLSSSPGIFQRCLEQLFADMPHVGVFLDDIIITGRDTSQHLDNLHKVFERLKSSGLKVKKEKCSFFVESLDYLGHVISKEGVHTSKDKVEAIVRTPIPRNVSELRAFIGMVMYYGKFIKNVSSILTPLYNLLRVGARYDWSEACDAAFSRVKRALSSSEVLVHYSLELPLVLTADASAAGIGAVISHITPGGERPIAYASRTLNSAERSYAQIDREALAIIYGIKKFHQYLYVKTKSMARSYVWWPNIDADIEATCRACETCAMEATAPPHAAPRSWPYLTQPWSRLHVDFLGPYQGKIFFIVIDSSSKWIEIFEMNKTNATAVIKVMRSLFARFGLPLEVVSDQGPPFTSTELKEFLALNGIKQSFSPVYHPASNGAAENAVKLCKRAIKKAIRDDVDIDTALQTYLLAYRNSIQSTTGESPAMLLQRRPLRSRLDLLRGDHARRNQVEKAQRRQMTSSGTEPLRKHAAGDAVWARNYGSQDKWVKGTIISQEGSRRYVVNSDDGRLLTRHRDQIRRRSRRSSIIYPNATPEEASEDVVEQQPPPTVATPRNSEGTGSGEVGGQEPPLVTDASPTKDSPTRNVSASHSPLINNKSPTAPTTSPMKRPTRIGKKPVRYGFEFD; from the exons ATGGCGGTTGGAAAGATCGGTGCGTTTGACGTGGCTAAGGACAATTGGGACACATATGTGGATCGTGTAGATCAATATTTTATTGCCAATAATGTAAAAAGTGAGTTGAAAGTCGCAACTTTAATTACGGTCATTGGTAATAGTGCGTATGAGTTGATGGTTAACCTTTGTACCCCGGACAAACCGTCTTCAAAAACTTATACGGAGCTTGTGGCAGTAATGAAAGGTCACTTAAACCCCAAGCCGAGTATGTTGGCTGAAAGGTTTAAATTTCGGCAACGGATCCAGAAACCAGGTGAAAATATCGCGACATACTTCTCGGAACTAAAAAGACTAAGCAAGGATTGTTCTTTTACGGCAGACAGCTTAAAAGAAAACATGAGAGACCAATTCGTGTGCGGCTTGGTAAACGATGACATACGGCAGAAATTGTTTACCGAAGACGACAGCATCACTATCGACAAAGCGTATAAGCTGGCCTTGTCAATGGAGGCGGCAGAGACGAACGCAGCATTAGTGGAGGATGGTACGAGGGGCAGGAACGGCAGCAGCACACAAGAAACCGCGACCGTACCCGTGCACAAGTTTCAACAGAGCGGCGGCGGCGACGGGTGGCGCGGGGTGACCGGCGGCGGCAACGAGCGGCGCGGAGCGACCGGCGGCGGCAGCGAGCGGCGCGGGGCGATCGGCGGCGGCAACCGGCCGGCGAGGCGAAACACGCGCGTGGCGCGTGAGTCAGTGCAAGCTAGCGGCGGCGGTTCGAGTACCACAAGCGGAGCGGGCCATGACGAGTGCAGAGTTTGCGGGGGCAAACATAATTCAAATACGTGCAAATTTAAGCTATACGTATGTCGAATTTGCACTCAAGAGGGACATTTAAAGAGGATGTGTCCgaagttgataaaaaataattctttgcATAATATGCAAGAAAACAGACAGAGAAGCGACGGCGACGGCATCAGTGGCGCTTACTCGGCGGATAGCGACAGTGACGAGGTAATAGTACCTATTAATCGCTTATCAATTGGACAGTGTAAGCCTATTATGATTTCTTTATGTGTGCAAGGCTATGACTTAAAAATGGAATGTGACACGGGGAGTGCAATCTCTTGTATTAATTACCAGTTAtatcaaaaaatgttttcaaacttACAAATTAAACCCACAAAGTTAGTTTTAAGGTATTATACGGGTGAACTAGTGTGCCCGGTGGGTGTTATTAGGCcagttgtaaaatataataatacaaaaaagataTTGGATTTGTACATTATTGAAAATGGAAATACAGTTTTATTAGGTAGACAATGGATGGCGGAGTTGAACATATTAGTGTCAAATTTACAGTATAATacagtcaataataataattgtgaaacCGGTTTTAACTTCTCGGAATTTAGTTCCAGATATTGTGAAGTATTTGCGGACGGTCTGGGGCGGTTCACGGGAGGACAAGTGAGCATTCGTGTGCGTGAGGGAGCGCGGCCGGTGTTCATGCGTGCGCGGCCGCTGGCGTATGCGCTGCGGGAGCCGGTGGAGCGCGCGCTCGAACAGCTGGTGCGCGACGACATCCTCACCCCCGTCGACCACTCAGACTGGGCAACACCGATCGTGCCCGTTGTGAAGAAAGACGGTACAATTCGAATCTGCGCCGATTTTAAGTTGACTTTGAATAAGGTTTTGGAGGTCGACCGTTATCCTTTACCTAAAGTAGAAGATCTTTTGGCTCGCTTGCATGGGGgtgaaagatttagtaaaaTAGATTTGTCACAAGCGTATGCTCAGCTGGAACTGGATCATACTAGGAAATACGCGGTAATTAACACTCATAAAGGGCTTTTTATGTATAAACGTTTAGTATATGGGTTGTCGTCGAGCCCAGGGATTTTTCAACGGTGTTTAGAGCAATTGTTCGCAGATATGCCTCACGTGGGAGTATTTTTAGACGACATTATAATAACGGGGAGGGACACGTCTCAACACTTAGATAATTTACATAAAGTTTTCGAACGCCTGAAGTCCAGTGgtcttaaagtaaaaaaagaaaagtgctCTTTCTTTGTGGAATCTCTTGATTATTTAGGGCATGTCATAAGTAAAGAAGGGGTACATACGTCTAAAGATAAAGTAGAAGCTATTGTTAGAACTCCGATTCCAAGAAACGTATCAGAGTTAAGGGCTTTCATTGGGATGGTCATGTATTACGGgaagtttataaaaaatgtaagttcAATCCTTACACCACTGTATAATTTGTTGCGTGTCGGTGCGAGATACGATTGGAGTGAAGCGTGCGATGCGGCGTTTTCGCGTGTGAAGCGGGCGCTGAGCTCGAGTGAGGTGCTGGTGCACTACTCGCTGGAGCTGCCACTGGTGCTGACGGCGGACGCCAGCGCCGCGGGGATCGGCGCCGTCATCTCACACATCACGCCCGGGGGCGAGCGGCCCATTGCGTACGCTTCGCGGACACTTAACTCGGCTGAACGTTCGTACGCACAAATAGACAGGGAAGCATTAGCCATTATATACGGTATCAAGAAATTTCACCAGTATTTGTACG TGAAGACGAAATCTATGGCTCGTAGCTATGTGTGGTGGCCCAATATAGACGCAGACATAGAAGCGACGTGCCGGGCGTGCGAGACTTGTGCGATGGAAGCGACCGCACCGCCGCACGCCGCACCTCGCAGTTGGCCATATTTAACCCAGCCGTGGAGTAGATTACATGTAGATTTTTTAGGCCCGTATCAGggaaaaattttctttatagttaTTGATTCTAGCTCAAAGTGGATCGAGAtatttgaaatgaataaaacCAACGCTACAGCTGTAATTAAGGTAATGCGGTCGCTATTCGCGCGTTTTGGCCTACCATTAGAGGTAGTATCAGACCAGGGCCCGCCGTTTACGAGTACAGAGTTAAAGGAGTTTTTAGCTTTAAATGGTATTAAACAGTCGTTTTCTCCAGTGTATCATCCGGCTTCAAACGGGGCAGCAGAGAATGCCGTCAAACTATGCAAGCGAGCAATAAAGAAAGCCATCCGTGATGACGTAGATATTGACACAGCATTACAAACTTATCTACTAGCTTATAGAAATAGTATTCAAAGCACAACAGGGGAAAGCCCTGCTATGCTGTTGCAGCGCAGACCGTTGCGGTCGCGTTTAGACCTCTTGCGTGGAGATCACGCGCGCCGAAACCAGGTGGAGAAGGCACAGCGCCGGCAGATGACGAGCTCTGGCACTGAGCCGCTCCGAAAACACGCAGCGGGCGATGCGGTGTGGGCTAGGAACTACGGAAGTCAGGACAAATGGGTAAAGGGAACAATTATAAGCCAAGAAGGTTCGCGTCGGTATGTAGTAAATAGTGATGACGGTCGACTTCTAACGAGACATAGAGATCAGATTAGGCGCAGAAGTCGACGTTCTAGTATAATATACCCAAATGCAACGCCCGAGGAGGCCAGTGAGGATGTCGTCGAGCAACAGCCGCCACCGACAGTAGCGACGCCTAGGAATAGTGAGGGGACGGGTAGTGGTGAAGTAGGAGGTCAGGAACCACCGCTGGTGACTGATGCATCTCCAACAAAGGATTCGCCAACCCGTAACGTGAGCGCGTCACACTCGCcgttgattaataataaatcacCGACCGCACCTACCACGAGTCCCATGAAGCGTCCCACCCGTATTGGTAAAAAGCCAGTTAGATATGGGTTTGAGTTTGATTAG